Part of the Desulfobaccales bacterium genome, ATGAACTGCAGACCTTGTATCTGTTTGTCCGGATTGGCGTTTGCAACGAGCGCGACGGATTCGTTGAGGAGGTCGTTCACGGTAAAATCCGGATTGGACTTCATGTGGTCCAATACGAATTCATAGATCGCGAACTTTTCGACGTTTTGATTGCGGAGGTTTCTCCTGATCTTGTCCTCCCAGTCTCTCATCACGAGCAGCGGATTTTCATTAGCCAGCACCTCCGGCACCTGTTGCCCGATTGCTCTCGACGCGTTGAGTTTGACACCGCGTCGCCTGAGATTGGGGCCCATCGCAAATATCGCGGGCGATGAATCATTTGACATGCCGAAATATTTCCTGCTTTCGGGATTGTCCGCTATGATCAGAAACTTGTAATAGCCGTCTCCTTCCGCCGCCTGCTTTTCAAAATCGGTTTTGAGTCCCTCCGAATCTTTTCCGTTTCCCTCCAGCATCACGACGGCTTGTTCGCCGAACCTCAAGCCAGCTATAGTTTCGATAAGCTTCTGGTGCGATGCGACCCTTTGCACCGCCTTCGCGAAATAAGGTTTTATCGCTCGACGTCCGTGCATATCTATGTCCGGGCTGTGATATTTCTGGAGCATGATGCCGAGTGGGCTCGGGCTGTTGTTGAGCTGGTAGAGCGCCATCTCGCGCAGCGTGACGACGCCGTCGCCGCCGCCTTCATTCTTGTCGGCGAGGTTCCTGGGCACGTCGAAGAAGAGGCCCAGGCCTATGTGATTGACGCTGAATGCCGGAGAGGAGCCGTAGAAAAAATCGGGGATGAACGATGAGTTCAGAAATAATTTTCCGAACCCTCCCGAGTAACAGGTTCCCATTATTATCGCCACATATGGCGGAACCTTCCGATCCACGTTGTCCGCAAAGAGCCTCGTGAATTCATTTCCTGCTATTCCTCCGCCGGAGCCGAAGGATATGGATGGCCCAGTGCTACCGTGGCCGAACTGCATGAAGAAGATCAATCCTCCCTCGCCATGTCTTCGAAGGAGTTCTGGAGTATGCTGCATAAATTTATCCCGTGAAATCGGGGAGAGGCTGAAGGTATCAAAGAGCGGCGTTTGGGCCTGCGAAATGGTCACGGCGTTGGAGGGCAGATTGTGAATAGCCGTGTAGATGGCGGTGAGATCTTCTTTCTCACGACCGCTGATGTTTCCCGCCACGATAAATGCGGTAATTTTTTGCGCGTCCGGGTTGGGCATAAGTACTCTAGTGGTTTCCTTCTCTTATTGTTATCGTCACGGAGCAAAAATTGTTGCTGAGGAACTGGAGGTCTTGTCGAAATTATTGAACTTATTCTTGCAAATTGCTGATTCTTAAGGTTTTGTTGTTTGTCCGCAAACCTGCATCGCACTTGCGAAAAAAGCGATTTTCCTTCAAATCATATATTGACACGCATAGGTCTTTTCTGTAGAAGCGACGTCACCCTTTGGTAAGGCAGTTCGCGATAGGCAGTAAACATCAACAATATCGCATAGTTACAATGCTCCACTGGGTCGATGAAAAATCGGGAGCTTGAGATTTTTTGTGTCAACGCTCTTTGAAAACTGAATAGCGGATAAAAGGATGCCTGCTTGAATGGGCTCATTTGATTCTTTGAGAATCGATGTGAAACAGTAAAATGTGACGCCAGGGCAGCAGTGCCCGGGCTAACAAATGATATAACTGGAGAGTTTGATTCTGGCTCAGAACGAACGCTGGCGGCGTGCCTAACACATGCAAGTCGAGCGGGAACGGTCCCTTCGGGGGCTTAGTACAGCGGCGCACGGGTGAGTAACACGTAGGTGACCTACCTTTTGCTGGGGAACAACTCCGGGAAACCGAAGCTAATTCCACATAAGCCTGCCGGATCGCGGTCCGGCATGGAAAGGTGGCCTCTTCATGAAAGCTATCGGCAAAAGATGGGCCTGCGTACCATTAGCTAGTTGGCGGGGTAATGGCCCACCAAGGCTACGATGGTTAGCTGGTCTGAGAGGATGATCAGCCACACTGGAACTGAGACACGGTCCAGACTCCTACGGGAGGCAGCAGTGGGGAATATTGCGCAATGGGCGAAAGCTTGACGCAGCAACGCCGCGTGAGTGATGAAGGCCTTCGGGTCGTAAAGCTCTGTCGGGAGGGGCGAACACCCGCTGAGAACAATACCTCGGCGGTTTGACGGTACCTCCAAAGGAAGCACCGGCTAACTCCGTGCCAGCAGCCGCGGTAATACGGAGGGTGCAAGCGTTGTTCGGAATTACTGGGCGTAAAGCGCGTGTAGGCGGACTTGGAAGTCGGGTGTGAAAGCCCTGGGCTCAACCCAGGAAGTGCGCTCGAAACCACAAGTCTTGAGGTCCGGAGGGGATCGGGGAATTCCTGGTGTAGAGGTGAAATTCGTAGATATCAGGAGGAACACCGGCGGCGAAGGCGCCGATCTGGACGGATTCTGACGCTGAGACGCGAAAGCGTGGGTAGCAAACAGGATTAGATACCCTGGTAGTCCACGCCGTAAACGATGTGCACTAGGTGTCGGGGGTATTGACCCCCCCGGTGCCGACGCTAACGCATTAAGTGCACCGCCTGGGAAGTACGGCCGCAAGGTTGAAACTCAAAGGAATTGACGGGGGCCCGCACAAGCGGTGGAGTATGTGGTTCAATTCGACGCAACGCGAAAAACCTTACCTGGGCTTGACATCTGGGAAATCCCTTAGAAATAGGGGAGTGCCCTTCGGGGAATCCCAAGACAGGTGCTGCATGGCTGTCGTCAGCTCGTGTCGTGAGATGTTGGGTTAAGTCCCGCAACGAGCGCAACCCCTGCCCTTAGTTGCTACCGGTTCGGCCGAGCACTCTAGGGGGACCGCCGGTGTTAAACCGGAGGAAGGTGGGGACGACGTCAAGTCCTCATGGCCCTTATGCCCAGGGCTACACACGTACTACAATGGCCGGTACAGAGGGTCGCAAAACCGCAAGGTGAAGCTAATCTCAAAAAGCCGGTCTAAGTTCGGATTGGTCTCTGCAACTCGAGACCATGAAGCTGGAATCGCTAGTAATCGCTGATCAGCATGCAGCGGTGAATACGTTCCCGGGCCTTGTACACACCGCCCGTCACACCACGAAAGTTGTTTATACCAGAAGTGCGTGACCTAACCGCAAGGGAGGAGCGCCCTAAGGTATGAGCGATGATTGGGGTGAAGTCGTAACAAGGTAGCCGTAGGGGAACCTGCGGCTGGATCACCTCCTTTCTAAGGAGTGCTCATGCAGCCTTCGGGCTCATGGCACATACCCGGTCAATCTTCAGGCAGCTTCCTTCCGCTATTCAGTTTTGAGAGAGTGGTGCTTTGACAATTTGTGGGTCGGTAGCTAGAGCGATTGGGCTCGTAGCTCAGTTGGCGAGAGCGCACGCCTGATAAGCGTGAGGTCGGTAGTTCGACTCTACCCGGGCCCACCAAAAACCAGTTAAAAGTTAAAAGTTAAAAGTTAAAAGTAAAGCAGACGAGATTTTCTTTTAACTTTAAACTTTTAACTTTGAACTGTAGTCACGGGGCTGTAGCTCAGCTGGGAGAGCGCTAGCTTTGCAAGCTAGATGTCGAGGGTTCGAATCCCTTCAGCTCCACCCTGCAACCAGTGGAAAGTTGAAAGTTGAAAGTTGAAAGAAATGCAACACACTTTAAACTTTGAACTTTTAACTTTTAACTGAAGTCAGTTCTTTGACAACTGAATAAAAACGAAATTGATCGTGATTCAATTTCGAATGAGGTCTCTTGAGCGATGTCTTAAATTAACGGAGAAATCCGTTTAAGAGCTTGGTCAAGTTACTAAGGGCATGTGGTGGATGCCTTGGCGTTCGGAGGCGACGAAGGACGCGTCTAGCTGCGATAAGCTTCGGGGAGCTGCTAAGAGAGCTTTGATCCGGAGATTTCCGAATGGGGCAACCCGCCTGCTTTCATCGGCAGGCATCGTGCACTGAATACATAGGTGTACGAAGCTAACGCAGGGAACTGAAACATCTAAGTACCTGCAGGAAGAGAAATCAAACGAGATTCCCCTAGTAGCGGCGAGCGAACGGGGAACAGCCTAAACCGGCCGGAAAACTGAACTCATATGTTAGATCACTTGTGAGTTTTGTTTTCCGGCCGGGGTTGCGGGACCGCAATATGGGATTGTCCGACGATAGGTGAACGATCTGGAAAGTTCGGCCATAGACCGTGATAGCCGGGTAGCCGAAATCCGAGGGCACTCTAGCGGTATCCCAAGTACCACGGGACACGAGAAACCCTGTGGGAATCCGGGTGGACCATCATCCAAGGCTAAATACTACCGAACGACCGATAGCGAACTAGTACCGCGAGGGAAAGGTGAAAAGCACCCCTGATGGGGAGTGAAATAGACCTGAAACCGCATGCCTACAAGCAGTCATAGGACTATGCCGCGCAAGCGGAATGTCTGATGACGTGCCTTTTGCATTATGAGTCTGCGAGTTACTCTCGTCAGCAAGGTTAAGCCGCAAGGTGTAGCCGTAGCGAAAGCGAGTCCGAAATGGGCGTTTAGTTGCCGGGAGTAGACCCGAAACCAGTGTGATCTACCCATGGTCAGGATGAAGCGCGGGTAAAACCGCGTGGAGGTCCGAACTGGTGGACGTTGAAAAGTCCTCGGATGAACTGTGGGTAGGGGTGAAAGGCTAATCAAACCTGGAGATAGCTGGTTCTCCCCGAAATATATTGAGGTATAGCCTCGAGCGAATACTCTCGGAGGTAGAGCACTGAATGGGCTAGGGGTCCTACAAGATTACCAAACCCAATCAAACTCCGAATGCCGAGAAGTAATACTCGGGAGGCAGACCGCGGGTGCTAAGGTCCACGGTCGAGAGGGAAAGAGCCCAGATCGCCAGCTAAGGCCCCCAAATGATAGCTAAGTGTCTAAGGATGTGGAATTGCGGAGACAACCAGGAGGTTGGCTTAGAAGCAGCCATCCTTTAAAGAAAGCGTAATAGCTCACTGGTCAAGCGAATCTGCGCCGAAAATTCACCGGGGCTAAGCTATCTGCCGAAGCTGCGAGTGCGAGGAATCTTCGGATTTCTTGCGCGGTAGGGGAGCATTCCGTAAGCCTGCGAAGGTCGACCGCGAGGACGGCTGGAGGTATCGGAAGAGCTTATGCAGACATAAGTAGCGATAAAGCACGCGAGAAACGTGCTCGCCGTAAGTCTAAGGTTTCCTGGGGAAGGTTAATCCGCCCAGGGTTAGTCGGGTCCTAAGCCGAGGCCCAAGGGAATAGGCGATGGACAGCAGGTTAATATTCCTGCACCGCTTTTGGCATATTATGCGTCGGAGGGACGGAGTAGGGTAGATGATCCACCTACTGGATGGTGGTTTAAGCGTATAGGGAGGCGGCTAGGCAAATCCGGCCGTCAATTCTAAGGCGCGATGACGAGGGCCGAAAGGTCCGCAAAGTCATTGATCCCAGCTTCCAAGAAAATCTTCGACGTGATGTCAGAGGCGCCCGTACCGCAATCGGACACACGTAGACGGGGCGAGGAGCCCAAGGCGCTTGAGAGAACCCTTGTTAAGGAACTCTGCAAATTGACACCGTAACTTCGGGAGAAGGTGTGCCTCTGGAGGTGAAGCCTGTACAGGCGGAGCGTTCGGAGGTCGCAGAAACTAGGTGGCGACGACTGTTTATCAAAAACACAGGACTCTGCAAAGTCGGAAGACGACGTATAGGGTCTGACGCCTGCCCGGTGCCGGAAGGTTAAGGCAAGAGGTTAGCGGAGCAATCCGCGAAGCTTTGAACCGAAGCCCCGGTAAACGGCGGCCGTAACTATAACGGTCCTAAGGTAGCGAAATTCCTTGTCGGGTAAGTTCCGACCCGCACGAATGGCGTAACGATTGCCACACTGTCTCAACAAGGGGCTCAGCGAAATTGAACTGACAGCGCAGATGCTGTCTACCCGCGGCAGGACGGAAAGACCCTGTGCACCTTTACTATAGCTTGGCAGTGAACTTCGGGCTGGTTTGTGTAGGATAGGTGGGAGGCTTTGAAACTGGGGCGCTAGCTCTGGTGGAGCCAACCTTGAAATACCACCCTGACTATTCTGGAGTTCTAACTTACTCCCGTTATCCGGGAGAAGGACACTGTCTGGCGGGTAGTTTGACTGGGGCGGTTGCCTCCCAAAAAGTACCGGAGGCGCGCGATGGTTCCCTCAGGCTGATTGGAAACCAGCCGTCGAGCGTAAGGGCAGAAGGGAGCTTGACTGCGAGACTTACAAGTCGAGCAGGTGCGAAAGCAGGTCCTAGTGATCCGGCGGTCCCGCATGGAAGGGCCGTCGCTCATCGGACAAAAGGTACGCCGGGGATAACAGGCTGATCGCATCCAAGAGTTCACATCGACGATGCGGTTTGGCACCTCGATGTCGGCTCATCACATCCTGGGGCTGAAGTCGGTCCCAAGGGTTCGGCTGTTCGCCGATTAAAGTGGTACGTGAGCTGGGTTCAGAACGTCGTGAGACAGTTCGGTCCCTATCCGCCGTGGGCGCAGGAGATTTGAGAGGAGCTGTCCTTAGTACGAGAGGACCGGGATGGACGCACCGCTAGTGCTCCGGTTGTCACGCCAGTGGCACAGCCGGGTAGCTATGTGCGGAACGGATAACCGCTGAAAGCATCTAAGCGGGAAGCCGTCCTCAAGATAAGATCTCCCTGAAGGCCACTCGAAGACTACGAGTTTGATAGGCCGGGTGTGGAAGCGCTGCGAGGCGTGAAGCTAACCGGTACTAATCGGCCGTTCGACTTGGCCATTAAATTTTCTGGCCGTCACGCAAGTGACGGCCAGGGGAAAAAACTCATTGAGGCCTCATTCGATGTTGTATCACGATCGCAGTATTGACAATTTCGTTAGCATGCGGTGACGATTGCATCGTCAGCGCATCAGATCTTCTGGTGGCTTTAGCGAGGGGGTCACACCCGATCCCTTTCCGAACTCGGAAGTTAAGCCCCTCTGCGCCGATGGTACTGCCGCTCTGTGTTGGTGGGAGAGTAGGTCGCTGCCAGATTAAATTAGAAACCCCCGCGGGGCAACCCGCGGGGGTTTCGTATTCTGAGCCCTTCGACTCACTTCTTTCGCTCAGGGTAAACTCCGCGAAGAATCCCCCTTAAGTCAGTGAGTCTCCCCTCCCTTGTAAGGAGGGGAAGGGGGAGGTAGATCCCCCGAAGTCCGCAGCCCCAGCATTTTCGGGCCTTCCCTCCGTCGACTGGCGCGCTCTCCTCGCGCGAAGCGAGGTGCGGCGGGTGACGGGCATTACCTCGCGATGCGGGGGCAGTCGCTGCACTACTCGTCGCGAAAATGCCAGTAATTTTACTGCATTAGATTTTTTGAATCAAGGAAGCGAATTGGGGATCTTCCTTCGTCAGCTCCCAATTCGCGAAACCACCGACATTTTCACTCCTCATACGCTCCGCTCCTAAACGCCCCTTTAGCATCGCGAGGTAATGCCCGCCACCCGCTGCACACGCATGGCGTTCGTCACAACCAATCAGACGGAGCAAGTATTTCGCCGCAAAATTAGGTAGATAGCCCCACATAGCTCTTGTCCTCCAATCCCGTTTGTTATAGTCCCGGCATAACAATTCAATTTCAGGCACGTGGCAGCGAACACGCAAAAGGGGGAGGGCGGTAATATGACAGAGAACACTCAGGGGAAGACGTTGACTCTGGATCTGGGCTGCGGGGTCAAAATGGATTTTGTGCAGCTCCCTGCCGGCAGATTCATGATGGGTTCGCCTGAGACAGAGAAAGGCCATACCATTTATGAGGGCCCTCAACACGAGGTGACGTTTGCGAAGCCCTTCCACATGAGCGTCCACCTGGTGACTCGGGCGCAGTGGGTTCAGGTCATGGGCAGCGACCCGAGCGAATGTTCAAAGCACCACAAGGCTCGTTTTCTCCTTCCGGAGCATCTGGGTGCCATGGCGGATGGCGACCCGAGCCAGATGCCGGGCAGGCCGGATCAGCCGGTCGACAGTGTGAGCTGGAAGGATGCGCAGGATTTTTGCGCAAGGGTTGGCGCCTTGACGAAACACAATCTTCGTTTGCCGAGCGAGGCCGAGTGGGAATACGCCTGCCGCGCCGGGTCGACCACCCGCTTCTGTTTCGGGGACGATGCGGATTGCAGCCGGCTCGCGGAATACGCGTGGTTCACCGCCAACAGCAACGATTACACCTATCCTGTCGGACGTAAAAAACCCAACGCCTGGGGCTTGTACGACATGCACGGCAACGTGGTGGAGTGGTGTCAGGATGGGTTGCACTATACGTATGATGGCGCGCCCGCCGATGGCAGCGTCTGGGAGGCCCGCGCCATAACGACTCCGTCCGGTATCTGCCGCATGATGCGCGGAGGATGCAACAACAGCCATGGCGAGGGCTTGCGCTCTGCGGCCCGGGATTGGGGCCCTCTGAAGAATCGCTGTGGCGACGTCGGTTTCCGTGTCGTGACGGTATAATCGCTTCAACATCGCATCACCGTCGCGGTACCGTCGTTGTATCGTCGCAGTACCATCGCAGTTATTTTTGAGATCCGAGATCACAGATCGAGAGAACAGACCTGCCTCCCGCCAGGGAGGGAACGGAGGAGATCGATCCTGTTCGTGACTTTGCAAGTCGCAGACGGGTTTACAACTCGAGCAGGCCCGCCCTCTCGTCCAGGAGGCGCTTGTATCGTTCGTTCATCGCATCTGAGAGGAATGAGATAGCGATCAGCTCCCGCATTCGCGGCAGTGCGGTGGCGAGGCCGCCCAGGACCTGGTCGATGATCCTGGCGTTGAGGCCAAGCCTCTGCATTCCGAAATAATCGCAGAGATCGGATCTGGTCAGATTGCGCTTTTTACCGTTCAAAGGAAGCGCCAGCTCTTCGCTCGCCTTAGGCAATGCGATAAAGGAATTCACGAGATCATAGGCCGGAGACAGTTCGATCTTCCCGTCGCGCTCGATGAGGGAAAAATTCTTCAGGTGCATATCTTCATTTCCGCTGATGAAACAGAACATCAGGATGCGAAACAGCTTCGCCTTTTCGACGAGTGGAAACGTGCAGAAATCTTCGATGACCTTTGCGACCCTCTCCATGGAGCTCGCATATTTCGTCTCGCGGTTCCCGCCCGAGAGCTGGGCAAAGTCTTCCAGGTGGAGTTTGCCGCTTCTGCCGGCGCGATCGAAGCGCCTGATAAAATACGTGAAGCTGCCATCCTTAGAATAGAGAAGGCCATGCGCCGGCACCTCTATGCCGCACTCGGCGGCCATGCTCATGGTTATCGCCTCGTTCTGGGGGAGCTCGGGGAAGTCGCACTGCGGTTTGAGGATGTAGGTGCCGCCGATATCCACGATCTCAAAGCGGCCTTCCTTGATCTTCAGCACGGCGCTGAGTTTGGGCTGAACGCCCTGTATCGACATCTTCTCCGCGCGCGCTGCCGCCTCCATCCGCAATTCCTGCGCTGTAAAGGGGAGGGGATCGAGCCTCGCGAGCTTTCGGGAGAGTTTCTTCAACCCTCGCGCCGAATAGAGATCCCTTTGCCCGATCTCCTCGTAGGTGATGGGGCAGCGCTTCACGTCATCTCCTCCGCGGTGACATCGCCGACCATGTCCGCCCCTACGGTGACGAGCTGGCCCATCAAGTCATGCCGATCGATCTTGTGCCGCTTGAGCAAGGCCTCGAGCATGAATCCTTCCGGAAGGAGACCGTCGAAGAATGGAGGGAATGAATCGAACTCGTAGATTTTCTTTGCAGCCGGCATCGTGAGCGAGACGGGACTGCCCTGATACGCATCGAGATACGCGAAGCGGAATCGTCCCGCTCCCAGTTCCTCGAGGATCCCTGCCTTGATCCCCTTCACGGATATCAACGCCTTCCTCATGACTCCGAACCCCCGATTTTCATGCGTTCACCGAGCGGGCCTGCAAACTCGATCCTGATGTTGAGCACGCGAAGCACCTTGAGCAGGGTGTCGAGCTGAACCGTGGCCTTTCCATGCTCGAGATCAAAGACCGCGGTCTTGCCGATGCCCGCAAGCCTTGCCAACTCGGCCTGGCTGAGCCCGGACTTCTTGCGGGCTGACTTCAAAAAGGTGCTGAATTCTTTTGTCATAAGCCCTGATGAATTACCGCTAGAAGAGTAAATAATTATGATCTACAGTCATTTTACGCCATCAACAGGTTAAATTCAACATATAATACTGCTATGACAGTAAAATTAGCCGTAATCGCGGAATCTCTACAGAAATAGAGCAGTTGAATGCCAGAAATACTGCTATAGCGGTAAAATCAACGGGTCGCGAGGGAACCTGCGGGGGTTTCGTATCAAGACCGCGCCCGAGTGTTATTGCTCGAACATGACCAATAACAAGCAGGTTGTTATTGGTTGCCTTAGCAAAGAGGCATTATAACGAAAGTCGCCGAGGTCGGTGCTGCGTTTCGCTGCACCACTGCCCAATTCCGCTCCGTCTGACGAGATGTGTTCAATTTCGCTAGATCTGACCCAAGAGCGTGAGGAGCCCGAAGACAATGCTGCAAATCGTCAATCCGCTGGCAAGGAGAAGTCCCAGGATGAAGAGCACCGTCTTTGCCACGTAGGGTTTTGCGAAGACGATGCGGCAGTCCGAATAATCGCGGCCCTCCTTCATCCCCGCGATCGCCAGGTCGAAGCACCCCGCGTGGCTGATGAAACATCGATAGAGGAGCATTCGCATCTTTGAGAACCCCCTTACGCTCGAGCGGAAGAGGACCATCCGGAGCGGGACAGCCTGCCCCGTGGCCTCGTCTCGCAGCGTAAAGGAGACCCCCGCAAAGGCCGTGGTAAAGAGCGGGCCCTCGATATGCAGGCCCTTCTCGCCCGGCGTGCGGAATTCGATCTGCTGCTGCCGCGCGACCGGCACCGCCAGCTCCACGCTCTCCTTGAGCATGCGCCGTAACCGCGCGATGAGGTTCCACAGCAGTGCCAGCCCCGCCAGCAATCCTATAACGTAGATGCTCAGGCTGCTGTAATCGCCCATCCCCACCTCCATCGTGATCAACTTACCATATAAAAACCGTCAGGCGGAGCAAGAATTACAGCGCAATCCTTATATTCCTTGGCAAATCAGCCGGTTGCTAACAGCGACGGAGTTTTTGCGTCGCTGGGACAAATAGTGTAAAACCGCGCAACTTTTGACCAGTCTATCCGATATTACAGCAACCGTCCAACACGGGTACAACGGGAAGAGGAGAAATATATGGTTTCAGGCACTGCCAATCTAGGCATAGCCAATGTAATGGAAGCTCCACGCCTGGCCGAGGAACTCACTTCCACGATCGAACTCGCGGAGGCCACCACACCAGAGGAATTCAGCGATGACTGCGAAGCAGTTGGTGGAACGGTGTTCAAAGGGGATGGTTTAGAAAATCCAATCAGGGCCCTGCCCGATCGAGTTCAAGCTGATCCGTCTGCTCTCGAAGTCTTAAAGCAAAAGGTAATCGAAACGGCTCGGCCACGCATAGACATAGATGCGGTGCGATTTGCTAGGTGGGCAAAGAATGAGGAAGGCCTCCGCGCGCATGGATTTAAATCGCTCGATCATTTTGTAAGACTCGTTACCCAGGGGCGCGAGA contains:
- a CDS encoding formylglycine-generating enzyme family protein encodes the protein MTENTQGKTLTLDLGCGVKMDFVQLPAGRFMMGSPETEKGHTIYEGPQHEVTFAKPFHMSVHLVTRAQWVQVMGSDPSECSKHHKARFLLPEHLGAMADGDPSQMPGRPDQPVDSVSWKDAQDFCARVGALTKHNLRLPSEAEWEYACRAGSTTRFCFGDDADCSRLAEYAWFTANSNDYTYPVGRKKPNAWGLYDMHGNVVEWCQDGLHYTYDGAPADGSVWEARAITTPSGICRMMRGGCNNSHGEGLRSAARDWGPLKNRCGDVGFRVVTV
- a CDS encoding HipA domain-containing protein; the protein is MKRCPITYEEIGQRDLYSARGLKKLSRKLARLDPLPFTAQELRMEAAARAEKMSIQGVQPKLSAVLKIKEGRFEIVDIGGTYILKPQCDFPELPQNEAITMSMAAECGIEVPAHGLLYSKDGSFTYFIRRFDRAGRSGKLHLEDFAQLSGGNRETKYASSMERVAKVIEDFCTFPLVEKAKLFRILMFCFISGNEDMHLKNFSLIERDGKIELSPAYDLVNSFIALPKASEELALPLNGKKRNLTRSDLCDYFGMQRLGLNARIIDQVLGGLATALPRMRELIAISFLSDAMNERYKRLLDERAGLLEL
- a CDS encoding HipA N-terminal domain-containing protein; the protein is MRKALISVKGIKAGILEELGAGRFRFAYLDAYQGSPVSLTMPAAKKIYEFDSFPPFFDGLLPEGFMLEALLKRHKIDRHDLMGQLVTVGADMVGDVTAEEMT
- a CDS encoding type II toxin-antitoxin system Y4mF family antitoxin, with translation MTKEFSTFLKSARKKSGLSQAELARLAGIGKTAVFDLEHGKATVQLDTLLKVLRVLNIRIEFAGPLGERMKIGGSES